One Drosophila gunungcola strain Sukarami chromosome 2R unlocalized genomic scaffold, Dgunungcola_SK_2 000004F, whole genome shotgun sequence genomic window, ttaaattgtttcaaaatCTAGCTTACTCATTATAATTTAGCAACGGATGACTATTAgacaagatttttaaaattgattgtcACGCAATATTCTGAAATAAATGTACTTACCATATTAGGATTAAAATGAACtcaaatttttaagtattacattttttttctgtgtaaaaGTATGCGTCATGTACACAGACACTGTGGTGTGATTATAGTGACCAGCTTGATTGAGAGATTAAGTGTGCAGTGGATTGGAGAGGGATTACGCATATTGTTTGCTTGTGATTGTTTGCTGTTCTAATAATAGAGTAAATCTCCGACAGGGCTCCATTCCTTGCCCCTCGGGAAATATAGATACACCAGCTTTAGGTCCAACCTAAGCTGGTGCCTTTTGAACAAAGCCAACCATAACCGCAGTTTACGAACCGCCCCATAAGTGtcatgaataaataaaagaaaatacttAAACCGGAAAAAAAAGACCGTAGGAAAAGAGTGGCCAGTGGGGGGCGaagcaataaacataaatttccgCTGAACAgcattaaaaaagaaaatgtttaggGTGGGGAGAAACTCACCTGGTCATTCGCAATGGCTTCCTGCTCTGACAATTTTCCcttgtttattattaattatatttggcAGGGTAAAGGAGCAAAAGCTTGTGGTTTGTCTGAAATGATTTATGTTACCTGTGGACTGCACTTTTAAGTGTTCCCCATTGCAGTTGCCCCAATATTTGGGGCGTGGTCGCCGCCCAATGCGGTCTACTTCATCACGTGCGGTCAGCTCCTCAGAAAAGTAGGCAACAAAAACTAGCCGAAAAGGAAATCACTTGCTAATCAACGTGTCCTGGCAGCCTCGTGTGTACAAATTATATATCGTACACATATAGAGCGACAGCTAGGCACCGAAAGTTACAACATTCCACACCAACATTGGGACTGTGCTGCgtggcaaaataaaaaaagtacacAGTGGGAATAACTCTAAAAGTTGTTTGtgaatttagttatttatttagttttataatttttcacgTTCGATTCCAAGCGACCTTTcattgtaaaacaaaatgatcttacaaaacttttttttatttaaaagtttcaaTTCTTTTTTTGCATATAAGTCATAGGAAAATACTCCTTTTTGGATTTTTCCTCTCTGCAGCAGAAACACAGAGTAAACAAACCTTGAAATTATGAGAGCCGAAAAAATATTTGGGAAGTGGGTGGAAAAGCAGGCCTGGCGTGGAAGTCAGGAATGTTTGCCTCTTGAAAGATGATTCACCATTTGGCTTGCTTTTCCTTCCTTCCTTACTTCCTTCCTTATGTCCTGTGGTTCTTGGCAATGCCACTTCGCTGGGACGCGACTGTGGCCAGGTTCCACACTCAAACACGAACATTTTCCTTGGATGAGTCATCCGCCATTTCTCTTTGCGGGTGTGTTGGTTTGGTTTTACTGCGTTTGtgctttttggcttttttgcGTGGGGCAGGCTTTCTCCACCCCTTTCTCATACATTTTCCtctatattttcttattttttttagcccCACGCCTTCGCTGCAACGACTTAAATAACCAAATCGCATtaattgtttatgttttggaCTAAATGGAGGACCCAAGCACTCatacattttagttttaagtgTCCTGGGGGGGCTTTAAAAAATGAGGGGAATAAAGAGGGGTTTTATATACCCATGTCTGACACTCTAAGAGCTCTTGTTTTTCTCTATCCGCCAGCTATGAATGACATTTAAGCTGTAgacttaaaaaattgaatttcaatttaatttcacgACCAGCCCAAAGCGAATACTTTTTAAGATGACTCATTCGCAGTGTTGTCTGCTGGAGtgttacattttaattgcttgaGCCTCGCCAAAAGAGTCAGCGAACTAGCTTTTGAGCATGAAGCAGTGGAAAATTGAAACTCTTTGACTCATGAACTGTCATTGACATTCGCTGGCGGAAAATCCTTAAAGCTGCCAGTGCAAAAAAGGAATTGCGCAGCCAACAATGAACGTCAACGACCGCTTTTCCCACTCTCCCCCATTTTATTCAGCCACACACGCTCGGTATTATTTGGTTTCGTTTTAGTCTGTGTGTGCTTTTCGTTCCCCCGCTTTTCACGCACTCGCAGGAAAATTCTGCGCAGTAATGCCCATTTCAGCAGTAAGTCCCAGCAACTTGCGCTTTAAATTCcttgtgcttttttttttatttttacaaaattacgttttaaacTTATGATTTCAGTCAAGATATCAAAagatattacaaatttaaaatgatatatGCTCTGCGCTAATCACCTAAATATCGCCAAATGCAGCTGAAAGTTGTTTGTTTGGGGTAAACGAATGAATGACTTTCCGTTGAACTAACATCGAGaatattatataaatgatGTAAAGACCCATCGAATATAATCCCACAGAGCGACGGGCAAAAAATCCCAATGTTGTGGACCAGAGCAGGATGCTGAAAAGGCCCATACTGAGGAAAACGAAAGCGAAATTGCCATACTCCTCCATCTGATCCCGATGCATATTTTCGGAACCTACGAGGTTCCTAACGTAATTCACTGTGTTTGCGGTTACGATAATAGCTGTGGGATGTTCCATTATTATACGGCAATCAAACAAATACGGTTTACCAACTGAATAAAGGTCCTCCAATGGAGGATGCATATGCCATCCTGGGATAGCCGTGCGCAGCTAATGCTGCGTTGATAAAAAGCGTGCCCAGGTTCCCTGTAAAAGCCTTAATCGTGGCTCCCATGAAATCGTCATCTATGGCCATTAAACTACTAATTACTTCAAATAACGTATCGATTTCCGTGGCGCAGATAAAGATTATGAACATGGAGCCAGTCAGATTCATTACCGTAAAAGCCTGCAAATGTAAAGGGTGTTTATTAGCCTTAAATGCATGTTATGCATTGATTGTGGCTCACCCAGTGATAAGATGGTGGAATATCAGTCCGAGATTGAATCAAAACGAACACGGCAATCGGCACAGTGATCACAAGAGAGTAAGCCCCATAAATCAATTGGTCTTTTATGACAATGTACCATAAAGTGTTTCCCTTGCTGTGTATAAAggctgaataaaaaaataaaaatttgcatagttAGAGGTTTGAAACCacttcaaaatatatattttaaaactacgtaaaagtaataaaaaaaattaaataaaaacaaaaaaaacctacTCACCCATTAAGACCGATATAGATAGTGCAGGATTTACCATCATATTTATGCTGTTTAGAAGCTTGTTCCAGCCATGTTTTTCCATTTCATAGTCCACCAGCGGAATGTAGAGGGCGCAGAGGACCACAATTGGAGCTCTGAGCAGCAGTAACACGCGACTAAGAAGTTCGGCTTTCCGCCAATCTTTGCACTTGATGGGCCTCAGTCCGAGGAGGAATTCTTTGAATATTCCTCTGTTCTTTGGCAGAGTTCTGTCGTGCTTCACTAATCTGGTGAACCTTCGGTTGACGCTCACTCGATATGTTCGAACCATTCGCATAGTTGTGAACCGCATTCTGGTGCTCGTCACAATACTGTTTTTCTCATAAACCTCTACTTTCCTCGTGTCTTGTGAATAATATTCATACTTCCTTTCGAGATGTCGCAGTTTTAACAAGTTTTCCGGAGTTTGTTCTGCATTCAATAGCTCATCAATTTGTTTACCGATCGCTTTAGATGACAATTAGAATGTAATATTAAAAGTCCTGGGTAAAAATACTTACAGTCCAAAGCCCTGCGCAATAAGTAAAGATCTGCCACGTTCACTAATATGTAAATGACGTAGACAAAGGCCACAACTacattgtataaaaatatttgagggATTAGTAGAATATTAGAATTAGATAAAGATAACTTGCGTCGTGTCCTGGTTGTAACTTTTCTGCACACCAAAATCTTTTAAAAGGTTTACATTcgtaaaaattttcaaaacatttttttttaaatgtttctaaaGATAAATTATGTATAATCCTAAGAATCTATCTGGACTATTTttctgtaatatttttttttgtaagttacAACCAGAACAGCCAGTAGTAGGTATAAATGCTCACTGGAAAATGTAACTTCGCTCGAAATAGTTTTGACGGTCATGAAATAATCCATTAAAAATGTCCCCAAAATCAAGAATAAAATGTCTCGGATTGTCTCGTAGGCATTCATCTGGAAGGGGCTAATGTAGCATACCAATCCCCCGCAAACCATGGTCACAAACAGGGCCGAGGACAAACTGTTGGCGAACACGGGCACATTTACCTCCACGCTTGCCAAGTTTGAGAATAGGTCGGCGGAACTGTTTCCAAATGCCAGTAGAGTAACGCCCGCTAAGTGCTCGTTCATATGGAGGAACCGCGATACGGTCTTCAGAGCAGGACTATAGCTGATATTTCCAAGTCATAATCAAAGTatatattgaatattaaattataaaataattggaaATTAAATCGGAGATACGCTGGAAtagatattataaaatattctgCTCCATACTTAATAGACTGAGATcgtttaaaacttataaaaaatttatctaGCATAAATAATAGCTTATAAAACACATACTATAATGAAATACCATAAACAGAGTTCCTTATATCATCTATAAAATAAGCAGAGGAAGTTATACACTTTCCTACATTTGAGGATCTCGAAGGAAGTCCTCTATTATATCTAACAGCTTTTATAACAATCATTGAAAAACGCATATGCTTTGCAACTTTCGATACCAAACATATCAAATTTATGTCATATGAGgtaatgtatttttaacttaCTAAACGTTGATCGTGTAGATCAGAAAAACCAGTATCTCGAAACAAAGCATCATAAACATTGTGATGAATACCGTTTCCTGGAAATTATTAACACACTTTAGATGGCAAGCAAGTAGTCTCATGTAGGGCACCACATTTGTACTCAAGTTGCAGTTCACGGATTTTTTAACGAAATCGCAACGCTCCTCAAAGGGAAATTGGTTGGCCGCATAGCAGCTAACCTTTTGCCAAAAGTTGTCGAACTCCGCGTCCAATTCATTGGGCTCAAATTTTGATTTGGTCGTCATTGTGGAGTAAGTTGTTAGCTAGCCGAAATCTAAGCTTTGAGTTTGAGATGAGTGACATTATAAATAGGTTTACTTTGTTTCTTCTATGTCAGCAATTCGtctgaaatagttaaaatagttaaataacGGAACATAGTTAAATTGTGGTGCCCATCATAACTCGTTTCTGGATCATTTGAAttccaaaaatcaaaatcattatttttagaCAATGGCAATTTGTCATGAAAAcatcgtttttcaaaattaatatattaataataataatatttatagctCAACGATGAAATAGTGGTCAAAATGTCAAAACGATTGGTGCAGTAGTTTTAAGTTATGATGGACACTGACTTTAAAAACGTAGAACGTTAGAACATATCTTCGTCAATTTCGCTACGATCGACTTGAACTTTAGACACAATCTCTTATATTACGCGttcatttaaaatactatAGAATATCGAATTTTTTTAACTCCAAGAACAAATCATTAACCTTAAAGCGGCGACTTTATTGTGGTGACACAATTGAAGACTCCCCCCAAACCCTGTTTCCTTTCAACATGTCTCAGCCATCAACCACATCCTTCCCCCTATTCCTCCAACTTTTCATTTTCCTGTCAGCGTCGGCGTCAGTTTTCAATGTCAATGTAATTACGCCGGAGAAGTATACAAATGAAACTACCGAGTAACATAAAAAGCCAAAGCTTGTCGTCTCATGGCGATGGGAAATCGATAGATTGAAAGAATTCGTTTTACGTCATCAGCTGGTGGATATACATGGCTTTGGTAGCTATAGCCACTGTGCCGGCAGCGATAGTGAAATAGCTCATAATAAGATCAAACATTCGAAAATGGGGGGTTGCCACACAGTGGCTGTCTGCGAAAGTGAGCACCTTGAGCTTGTAATGAAATTCTTTGTGCCAAATGGAAGACAGGCGGGCGTTTTGGCTTTGGTCGAACCCCTCAAGCTTTTAGatgaaatttatgaaatatttcgCATACCCATATACACCTCGCAGCCCACACACAATATACACTCCACAAAACCCCTGCCCTTCCAGTTTCTCCCCCGGATTTCGGCGCATGCGTTCTCTTGGAGGGCCGTACTGGACGTATCCTCTGAACTTTCCCAGAGCTCACTGTGTCGTCTACCCTTAACGGGTGCAGTTCGTTCTGGTCTTGAATCGTGCGcgaatttattttctaagGCCCTCCGCTGGCAAGCCATCGATTTTGTGCAGAAAAGCCCAGAGTTTTTCCCCAACGAATAgttgcccaaaaaaaaaaatcaaacaaagcGCAGCCAAGTAAATCAAATAACAAGTcccaaataaaacaatttgttttaagtggcaagctataaattattaataaaatactttccCCGCAAAAAAGGAGTGCAGAAATTTTCTCTGTTATACAGAAAGCCAGACCCctacatatacacatatatggaaacctatatatatataatcagAATCCTTTAACTAAGTCCAAAAGAAGCTACGCGAATGTGCGCTTTTGGTTACCTCTTGTTTTTCGCCCTATTGTTAACAACAATTCTGGTGCTGTCCATCATTTTTGCTACCACCTCCAAGCGATCCATGCTGGATAGCTTCATACTAGTATTCAATTACACACAAGAAGAACAGCCAGACCAAgaaatgcagcagcaacaacaaacggACTACTATCAGCAACAAccacaaatgtttttaaaacagaaaatattttgagttctATAAGTTgtatgagaaaaaaaaaataaaataaaacgaaacgaaacaaaacggAAAATCAATTGGTAAAtgcttcaaaaaatatttgcaaaatttcATCAATTCGCTCgaccaaaacatttcaaaattctCGTGAAACACTAGCCCATAATTTCGTTTTACATAATTTCGATTAGCCTTTTTTTTCCATCATCTAGTATACAGTGGCCTCCAGTAAAGTGTGCATAGTGTGTAGAGTGTAGAGATTTCCTGGCTCGGTGTCCATGGCAAAGGCAacttgaaaatttattaataaaggTCAAGAAGAACCCACTGAAGGATATGCCCGCGAACGtggtttgtgtgtgtttgtgtgtgtgtgtgcttgtggtTAGAGGTCCTGCATATGGCATTAAGTGCCCGCCGTGTTACCCCGCAGGAAGCCATAAAAAGACCACTATATGACGCAGACGGCAATAAAAGCGAAGTAACGCGAAGGACCTCGAATGTTTCGTTCGTTGCTCAACAGCAAATGAGGGTTTACAAAGTGACGAATAAATTTTCAAGAGCCTAGCCATATAAACTGAGTGGAGGATATCAAAATAAAGGACTGCCAGACAAAGGATATATACCGctttaaattacttaatttttccGTTTATCAATTTTTGCGCCTTCAACTTGCGTCAGTCTGcatatcataaaaaataaaataaatacataacacaaatattttgcatattcAATCTCACTTTCGCCCCACTCTCTCTCCATTTCTCTCAGCTTTCTCTCCACATTTCTCCTGTCTAGCGCTTCTGCGCAAATTTTCCCGTGTAGACTTTTTACTGCAGGCTGTTGCACATTTGCTTTGACAGCTTCGtcaaatggaaattgaaagaacaaaaaaacataaacaaaagtatttttgtcaGGTAAACAAAGAGAGAGAAAGGacgagaaagagagaaattCTCACAGCTGCGCATTTGCTTCAAAATCGTTGGAATAGTTTCTAAACTTGGTCTCACAATATTTCAGGACTTTAGTGTACGCGAGTAAAAGAATTTCATTCTTGATCAAGTGAAATAACTACAGGAAAGTAAATAgattaaatataaagtgtcatctaaaaaaatacaattcaaacaaagcgaaattcataaaaaatagcaataaagtgctttaaaaaaagtgttacaaaaacaaatcgcCTTTTTGGGCTATAATGAACTTAAAGGATACTGTTACCCTATAAGCTAACAGTTTTTTGAACGCAATTAAaggtaaatacattttgttaaatatatttcagtaTTCCGACATTCTAGTGTTACTATAATAAATCCGCTTTTAAATCCTCCCCTTTTATGCTGGGGTGTGAGTGCTTTTCTTTATTCTGCCTTTTGTATTTGCTCGATGACTCATTCGAGTATTGGCCGACACTCGTCTGCGTTTTATTGGAAGCATTGTGGATTGTGGAATTTTTTCCCTTAGCTTCAAGTGTGAGAGTGGCTGGGTGTCTGTGAAATTTAAGAGGGTGGCGGGTTATACAAAACTATTTGCATAAAAGTAAAGTTTGAAAAAGGCAGAAAACTAATGCAAACCTGTGtgaataaacttaaatttagaaatttaaaaatttaaaagttgaataataaatacaaacaaataaataaaaaaaaaaacactcttgaattcaaaattcaaactaGCTTATTTCTTCAACCGAAATTAAACGCAAAGGGCTTACAATACACAACTAAACAGTATCTCTTATAGAACATGAGCCACAACAGTCGTATAACTTAAAGACTGAACCCACATAAAAAAAGCCAACTCTAAGCCCCACCCCTGGCTTCAATTCAAATTTCCCTGGAGACTTGCCGGGGGCATGACTCATAGTTTCGATCTACCACAAGAACAAATCGTGGTTGTCGAGTACATAACCATAAAGTTGGGGCAATTATAAAATGTCAGTGCTGGCAGTGGGAGTCTCGAGCCAATTTGCAGCCCACTCGCATAGGAGAATGTCTATATAAAGTATTCCCTTTCCTCGATTTTCACTCCAGTTAACCGGAAACCAGGACACCCACTGAGCAGCAGGCCAAGATGTCGTCGGTTAAGGTGGCGGTACGAGTGCGCCCCTTCAACTCGCGCGAAATCGGCAGGGAGTCGAAATGCATCATCGAGATGGCTGGAGCCACAACGGGTAAGAGTCCTTCTTAATCTATAGATTGTCAGGGGTGCTCAAAACTTATAGCAGTGCATttcacaattaataaaaacacgCACACATCTAACGGTCAAGgaaaagacaacaaaattgAGATTTGGATTTGCGATAAAAAAAACCTCAATATTAttggtatttatattttttttttgcatagaCGTGAGCACCCCTCTTATAGATTTACTTTAATATAATAcctaacaatattttttttagccatCACCAATCCAAAGGTGCCGCCCAACACAAGCGATTCAGTAAAGCGCTTCAACTTTGATTACTCCTACTGGTCACATGATGTAGGTTCAGCTCAAAGTTACATAAGAAGAAATAAGTTAAacattatgtatttttaaagcacCACGATGCGGATTTCTCCACACAATCGATGGTCTACAAGGACATTGGTGAGGAGATGCTGCAGCACTCCTTCGATGGCTACAATGTCTGCATCTTTGCCTATGGCCAGACAGGAGCTGGCAAATCGTATACCATGATGGGCAGACAGGAGGAGCAACAGGAGGGCATAATACCCATGATATGCAAGGATCTGTTCACTCGCATTCAGGACACGGAGACCGATGATCTCAAATATTCGGTGGGTTGTAAACAAAAGTCTAAAGTTTTCTGATTCTAATTTAATAACACTTACAGGTTGAGGTTTCCTACATGGAAATCTATTGCGAGCGGGTAAGGGATCTGCTGAACCCCAAGAACAAGGGCAATCTTCGTGTGAGGGAACATCCTTTGCTGGGTCCCTATGTGGAGGATCTGTCTAAATTGGCCGTTACCGATTACCAGGACATTCACGATCTCATTGATGAAGGCAACAAGGCTCGGTGGGTTATATTACAACAAGAATTACcagtattttctttaattaatcaaattttttcacaatttttagAACCGTGGCTGCCACCAACATGAACGAAACGAGTTCCCGTTCACATGCGGTATTCACCATCTTCTTCACCCAACGTCGTTATGATACCATGACCGATTTGACCACGGAGAAGGTCTCCAAGATAAGCTTGGTGGACTTGGCTGGCTCGGAGCGAGCGGATTCCACCGGAGCTAAGGGAACCCGATTGAAGGAGGGAGCCAACATCAACAAGTCACTGACCACTTT contains:
- the LOC128254384 gene encoding uncharacterized protein LOC128254384, which translates into the protein MCAFGYLLFFALLLTTILVLSIIFATTSKRSMLDSFILVFNYTQEEQPDQEMQQQQQTDYYQQQPQMFLKQKIF
- the LOC128254381 gene encoding mitochondrial sodium/calcium exchanger protein isoform X2 yields the protein MTTKSKFEPNELDAEFDNFWQKVSCYAANQFPFEERCDFVKKSVNCNLSTNETVFITMFMMLCFEILVFLIYTINVYYSPALKTVSRFLHMNEHLAGVTLLAFGNSSADLFSNLASVEVNVPVFANSLSSALFVTMVCGGLVCYISPFQMNAYETIRDILFLILGTFLMDYFMTVKTISSEVTFSIVAFVYVIYILVNVADLYLLRRALDSIGKQIDELLNAEQTPENLLKLRHLERKYEYYSQDTRKVEVYEKNSIVTSTRMRFTTMRMVRTYRVSVNRRFTRLVKHDRTLPKNRGIFKEFLLGLRPIKCKDWRKAELLSRVLLLLRAPIVVLCALYIPLVDYEMEKHGWNKLLNSINMMVNPALSISVLMAFIHSKGNTLWYIVIKDQLIYGAYSLVITVPIAVFVLIQSRTDIPPSYHWAFTVMNLTGSMFIIFICATEIDTLFEVISSLMAIDDDFMGATIKAFTGNLGTLFINAALAAHGYPRMAYASSIGGPLFTIIVTANTVNYVRNLVGSENMHRDQMEEYGNFAFVFLSMGLFSILLWSTTLGFFARRSVGLYSMGLYIIYIIFSMLVQRKVIHSFTPNKQLSAAFGDI
- the LOC128254381 gene encoding mitochondrial sodium/calcium exchanger protein isoform X1, with the translated sequence MTTKSKFEPNELDAEFDNFWQKVSCYAANQFPFEERCDFVKKSVNCNLSTNVVPYMRLLACHLKCVNNFQETVFITMFMMLCFEILVFLIYTINVYYSPALKTVSRFLHMNEHLAGVTLLAFGNSSADLFSNLASVEVNVPVFANSLSSALFVTMVCGGLVCYISPFQMNAYETIRDILFLILGTFLMDYFMTVKTISSEVTFSIVAFVYVIYILVNVADLYLLRRALDSIGKQIDELLNAEQTPENLLKLRHLERKYEYYSQDTRKVEVYEKNSIVTSTRMRFTTMRMVRTYRVSVNRRFTRLVKHDRTLPKNRGIFKEFLLGLRPIKCKDWRKAELLSRVLLLLRAPIVVLCALYIPLVDYEMEKHGWNKLLNSINMMVNPALSISVLMAFIHSKGNTLWYIVIKDQLIYGAYSLVITVPIAVFVLIQSRTDIPPSYHWAFTVMNLTGSMFIIFICATEIDTLFEVISSLMAIDDDFMGATIKAFTGNLGTLFINAALAAHGYPRMAYASSIGGPLFTIIVTANTVNYVRNLVGSENMHRDQMEEYGNFAFVFLSMGLFSILLWSTTLGFFARRSVGLYSMGLYIIYIIFSMLVQRKVIHSFTPNKQLSAAFGDI
- the LOC128254381 gene encoding mitochondrial sodium/calcium exchanger protein isoform X3, which codes for MTTKSKFEPNELDAEFDNFWQKETVFITMFMMLCFEILVFLIYTINVYYSPALKTVSRFLHMNEHLAGVTLLAFGNSSADLFSNLASVEVNVPVFANSLSSALFVTMVCGGLVCYISPFQMNAYETIRDILFLILGTFLMDYFMTVKTISSEVTFSIVAFVYVIYILVNVADLYLLRRALDSIGKQIDELLNAEQTPENLLKLRHLERKYEYYSQDTRKVEVYEKNSIVTSTRMRFTTMRMVRTYRVSVNRRFTRLVKHDRTLPKNRGIFKEFLLGLRPIKCKDWRKAELLSRVLLLLRAPIVVLCALYIPLVDYEMEKHGWNKLLNSINMMVNPALSISVLMAFIHSKGNTLWYIVIKDQLIYGAYSLVITVPIAVFVLIQSRTDIPPSYHWAFTVMNLTGSMFIIFICATEIDTLFEVISSLMAIDDDFMGATIKAFTGNLGTLFINAALAAHGYPRMAYASSIGGPLFTIIVTANTVNYVRNLVGSENMHRDQMEEYGNFAFVFLSMGLFSILLWSTTLGFFARRSVGLYSMGLYIIYIIFSMLVQRKVIHSFTPNKQLSAAFGDI